AGACGCTCCGCGCCATGTCGGCGGCCTGGCCAGCCGGTCGCCGCATCGCGGTCTGCCGTGAGCTCACGAAGCTGCACGAAGAGGTGCGCCGGGGCACGGCGGCCGAGCTCGCGGCGTGGGCCGACGGCGGCGTGCGTGGCGAAATCGTCATCGTGGTCGAGGGGGCCGCGCCCGAGGTGGCGGATCCGGAAGCCGCGGTCGCGCGGGTGCGCGAGCTGGTCGCGCTGGGCGAGCGGAGAAAGGACGCGGCCGCCCAGGTCGCCGCCGAGACGGGCCTGGCCCGCCGCGAGCTGTATGACGCGAGCCTGCACTGAGACCGTGCCGTCGGCATGTCGCGACGCCAATAGACTGGCCCCCATGGCATCCGGCGAATCGTTCTACGTCACCTCACCGATCTTCTACGTGAATGACGTGCCTCACATCGGTCACGCCTACACGGAGGTCGCGTGCGACGTGCTCGCCCGCTGGCACCGGCAGCGCGGCGACGACACCTGGTTCCTGACCGGAACCGACGAGCACGGGCAGAAGATCATGCGCTCGGCGCTCGCGAACAACGTGACGCCGCAGCAGTGGGCCGACAAGCTCGTCGGCGAGGCGTGGAAGCCGCTGCTCGAGACGCTGAACCTGTCGAACGACGACTTCATCCGCACCACCGACGACCGGCACGAGCGCCGGGTCAGGCTGTTCCTCGAGCGCCTCAACGACGCCGGCTACCTCTACAAGTCGGACTTCGAGGCGCTCTACTGCGTCGGCTGCGAGGAGTTCAAGCCCGACAGCGAGATCGTCGACGGCGAGGGGCCGTACGAGGGCGTCAAGGTGTGCGCGATCCACTCGAAGCCGCTTGAGCTGCTGCAGGAGCAGAACTACTTCTTCAAGCTCTCGGAGTTCGAAGACCGCCTGCTTGCGCTCTACGAGGAGACCCCCGACTTCATCCGCCCCGCATCGGCACGCAACGAGGTCGTGTCGTTCGTGCGCTCGGGCCTGAAAGACCTGTCGATCTCGCGCACCACGTTCGACTGGGGCGTGAAGGTGCCATGGGACGACGACCATGTCGTGTACGTGTGGGTCGACGCCCTGCTCAACTACATCTCGGCGATCGGCTACGGCGACGCCTCTGACGGCGACGAGCATGGCCCGGATGCCCGGGAGGCGTTCGAGCGCCGGTGGCCGGCCCTGCACATCGTCGGCAAGGACATCCTCCGCTTCCACGCCGTCATCTGGCCGGCGATGCTCATGGCCGCGGGGCTTGACGTGCCGCGCGGCGTGTACGGCCACGGCTGGCTGCTCGTGGGCGGCGAGAAGATGTCGAAGTCGAAGCTCACGGGCATCGCGCCCAACGAGATCACCGACGTGTTCGGCTCGGATGCGTTCCGCTACTACTTCATGCGGGCGATCCAGTTCGGTCAGGACGGGTCGTTCTCGTGGGAGGACCTTTCGGCGAGGTACCAGGCCGAGCTCGCCAACGGGTTCGGCAACCTCGCGTCGCGCGTCGTCGCGATGGTCGCGAAGTACTTCGACGGGGAGGTCCCCGAGCTGGGCGAGGTGAGCGACGCGGATCGGCGCATCCTCGAGCTCGCCGACACGGCGGCGGCGGCCGCCGACGACGCGATCGAGCGGGTCGCCATCCACGACGCGATCGCGGAGGTGTGGAAGCTCGTCGACGCCCTCAACGGCTACATCACCGAGCAGGAGCCGTGGGTCCTCGCGAAGGACGACGCCACGCGCGGCCGGCTGGCGACGGTGCTCGCGACCAACGTGCGCGCCCTCGGCGCGCTCGCCGTGCTGCTGCACCCGATCCTGCCGATCGCCACCGAGAAGCTGTGGGTCGCGCTCGGCGGCGAGGGAGACCTCGGCGCGGTGCCCGTTCGCGAGGCCTCGTCGTGGCGCACGAGCGGGCGGGTCGCGAAGCTCGCCGCGCTGTTCCCGCGGGTCGAGCATGAGGCCGAAGTCAAGTGACGGGCGCGGCCGCATCGCACCCCCGGAAGCGCACCCCGACGAGCGAGCACGGCCACGCGCGCGACCTGAACTACCCGCCCCTGCCCGAGCCGTTGGGGGTCGCGACCTACGACAATCACACGCACCTCGAGATCGAGGACGGCGAGGTCGGCCTCTCGGTCGCCGAGCACCTCGCGCGCGCCGCCGATGCCGGTATCGCGGGAGCTATCACGGTCGGCGGCGACGTGCCCTCGAGCCGCTGGTCGGTCGAGGCGGCCGCGACTGACGCGCGGTTGTACGCGGCCGTCGCGATCCACCCGAACGAGGCGCCGCGCATCGCCGCAGCCGGGGGCGCCGCCGCGCTCGATGCCGCGATCGCGGAGATCGAGGCGCTCGCGCGGCATCCACGCGTCAAGGCGATCGGCGAAACGGGCCTCGACGCCTTCCGCACCGAGGGCGACGAGGCGATCGCATGGCAGCACCGCGCGTTCGAGCGTCACATCGACCTCGCAAAGCGCCTCAGCCTGCCCATGCAGATCCACGATCGCGACGCGCACGACGACGTCATCGCGACGCTGCGCCGCGAGGGCGCGCCCCCCGTGACGGTGTTCCACTGCTTCTCGGGCGACGCCGACATGGCCCGCATCGCGGCCGACGAGGGGTGGTACCTCTCGTTCGCCGGCAACGTGACCTTCAAGAACGCGCAAAATCTGCGCGACGCACTCGCGGTCGCGCGGCGCGATCGAATCCTCGTTGAGACCGACGCGCCGTTCCTCACGCCGGTGCCTCTGCGGGGCCGGCCCAACGCGCCCTACCTCGTCCCGCACACCGTGCGGTTCATGGCGGGTCAGCTCGGCCTCGACGCCGACGAACTCGCCGCCCAGCTCACCGAGAACACGGTGCGCGCCTACGGCGCCTGGAGCGCCGAGGGCGTCGGCGTCGCCGTACCGGGGACGGCGTGAGCGTCCGCCTACTCGGCGCGGCCGAGATCCGGCGGCTCGCGAGCGAACTCGACGTGACGCCGACCAAGAAGCTCGGGCAGAATTTCGTGCACGATCCCGGCACGGTGCGACGCATCGTGGCGACGGCACGGGTCCAGGCGGGCGAGCACATCCTGGAGATCGGTCCCGGGCTCGGATCGCTCACGCTCGGACTGCTCGAAACGGGCGCGCACGTCACCGCGGTCGAGATCGATCCCCGTCTGGCCGCGCGCCTCCCGCGAACCGTCGAGGAGAACGCGCCGGGGGCATCCCTCGCGGTCGTGCAGGCCGATGCGCTCGCGCTCCGGTCGGTACCGGATGCGCCGGGAGATTCCGGTGCGCACGGCGGCCCCGTCGCGGTTGTGGCCAACCTGCCGTACAACGTGTCGGTGCCGGTGCTGCTGCACCTGCTCGAACGGCTGCCGAGCCTGCGTCGTGGCGTCGTGATGGTGCAGGCCGAGGTGGGGGAGCGACTCGCCGCCGGCCCCGGTTCCAAGGTGTACGGCTCGCCGAGCGTCAAGGCGGCGTGGTACGGCGACTGGTCGCTCGCAGGGCACGTCGGCCGCAGCGTCTTCTGGCCCGTGCCGAACGTCGACTCGATCCTCGTGTCGTTCCGCGCGCGCATCGACGGCGACGGCTCGCCCTCGCTGCCCGGCGACGAAGCACTGCGTCGGCGCACGTTCGCGATCGTCGACGCGGCCTTCGGACAGCGCCGGAAGATGCTGCGCCAAGCGCTCGCCGGCGTGTTCGGGGGCTCGTCGGCAGCGGCGTCCGAGCGACTTCTGGCCGCAGGCGTCGACCCGACGGCGCGCGGCGAGTCGCTCGACCTCGACGCGTACGTCCGAATCGCTCGCGCGAAGACGGAATCGTCCGGCTCCGATAGCGTGGAGGCATGACGTTCGAGGGCGCAGCGCACGGGTCGGTGACGGTCCGCGCCCCCGGAAAGATCAACGTGGCGCTGCTCGTCGGCCGGCTCATGGATGACGGGTACCACGACGTCGCGACGGCGTACCAGGCGGTTTCGCTCTTCGAAGACGTGCGGGCGACGCCCGCCGACGACGTTTCCGTGTCCTTCGCGGGCCCCATCGCGACGGAGGATCTGCCGACGGGCAACGACAACCTGGCGGTCCGCGCCGCCAGGCTGCTGGCCCGCGAGACGGGCCACGACGGCGGCGCGCACCTGCACATCACAAAGCGCGTGCCGGTCGCCGGCGGCATGGGCGGGGGATCGGCCGACGCGGCGGCCACGCTCGTGGCATGCGACGCCCTCTGGGGGACAGACTGCGGCCGAGACGATCTGCTCGCGCTCGGCGCGCGCCTCGGCGCCGACGTGCCGTTCGCGCTGCTCGGCGGCACCGCCATCGGCA
This sequence is a window from Pseudoclavibacter endophyticus. Protein-coding genes within it:
- the rsmA gene encoding 16S rRNA (adenine(1518)-N(6)/adenine(1519)-N(6))-dimethyltransferase RsmA, whose translation is MSVRLLGAAEIRRLASELDVTPTKKLGQNFVHDPGTVRRIVATARVQAGEHILEIGPGLGSLTLGLLETGAHVTAVEIDPRLAARLPRTVEENAPGASLAVVQADALALRSVPDAPGDSGAHGGPVAVVANLPYNVSVPVLLHLLERLPSLRRGVVMVQAEVGERLAAGPGSKVYGSPSVKAAWYGDWSLAGHVGRSVFWPVPNVDSILVSFRARIDGDGSPSLPGDEALRRRTFAIVDAAFGQRRKMLRQALAGVFGGSSAAASERLLAAGVDPTARGESLDLDAYVRIARAKTESSGSDSVEA
- a CDS encoding 4-(cytidine 5'-diphospho)-2-C-methyl-D-erythritol kinase, producing MTFEGAAHGSVTVRAPGKINVALLVGRLMDDGYHDVATAYQAVSLFEDVRATPADDVSVSFAGPIATEDLPTGNDNLAVRAARLLARETGHDGGAHLHITKRVPVAGGMGGGSADAAATLVACDALWGTDCGRDDLLALGARLGADVPFALLGGTAIGTGRGDQLSPALSTGQFHWVLAVSDTGMSTPSTYRALDAHRERHSADISPASPAPTVPDDVMHALRSGDAVALGEALTNDLQAAALQLRPELGDTLELGEANGALAGIVSGSGPTIAFLVSDVESAIDLQVTLSAAGHRALRVTGPVPGARILEA
- a CDS encoding TatD family hydrolase — its product is MTGAAASHPRKRTPTSEHGHARDLNYPPLPEPLGVATYDNHTHLEIEDGEVGLSVAEHLARAADAGIAGAITVGGDVPSSRWSVEAAATDARLYAAVAIHPNEAPRIAAAGGAAALDAAIAEIEALARHPRVKAIGETGLDAFRTEGDEAIAWQHRAFERHIDLAKRLSLPMQIHDRDAHDDVIATLRREGAPPVTVFHCFSGDADMARIAADEGWYLSFAGNVTFKNAQNLRDALAVARRDRILVETDAPFLTPVPLRGRPNAPYLVPHTVRFMAGQLGLDADELAAQLTENTVRAYGAWSAEGVGVAVPGTA
- the metG gene encoding methionine--tRNA ligase; translated protein: MASGESFYVTSPIFYVNDVPHIGHAYTEVACDVLARWHRQRGDDTWFLTGTDEHGQKIMRSALANNVTPQQWADKLVGEAWKPLLETLNLSNDDFIRTTDDRHERRVRLFLERLNDAGYLYKSDFEALYCVGCEEFKPDSEIVDGEGPYEGVKVCAIHSKPLELLQEQNYFFKLSEFEDRLLALYEETPDFIRPASARNEVVSFVRSGLKDLSISRTTFDWGVKVPWDDDHVVYVWVDALLNYISAIGYGDASDGDEHGPDAREAFERRWPALHIVGKDILRFHAVIWPAMLMAAGLDVPRGVYGHGWLLVGGEKMSKSKLTGIAPNEITDVFGSDAFRYYFMRAIQFGQDGSFSWEDLSARYQAELANGFGNLASRVVAMVAKYFDGEVPELGEVSDADRRILELADTAAAAADDAIERVAIHDAIAEVWKLVDALNGYITEQEPWVLAKDDATRGRLATVLATNVRALGALAVLLHPILPIATEKLWVALGGEGDLGAVPVREASSWRTSGRVAKLAALFPRVEHEAEVK